The Mycolicibacterium smegmatis genome has a window encoding:
- a CDS encoding SDR family NAD(P)-dependent oxidoreductase yields MELEGLTALVTGGTSGIGLESARLMAAEGADVVITGRDAQRGEQAAADIGHGARFVQADLGDLDSVADLAAQAPDVDILVNNAGIYPQASTFDQDVAGFQQLFDTNVRGTYFLVAAAAKGMVARGHGSIVNITTLAAHKGFPGTSVYGATKAALESLTRTWAAEFGANGVRVNSVSPGPTRTPTTLEQLGDFIDDVAAGLPLRRTAAPEEIAQAVLFLASPRASFVTGSTLYVDGGGYAV; encoded by the coding sequence ATGGAACTTGAAGGACTGACCGCGTTGGTGACCGGCGGCACGAGTGGCATCGGCCTGGAATCGGCGCGTCTGATGGCCGCCGAGGGCGCCGACGTGGTGATCACGGGACGCGACGCGCAGCGCGGTGAGCAGGCCGCCGCCGACATCGGGCACGGCGCGCGGTTCGTGCAGGCCGACCTCGGCGACTTGGATTCGGTGGCCGACCTCGCCGCGCAGGCCCCCGACGTGGACATCCTGGTCAACAACGCGGGGATCTATCCGCAGGCGTCGACGTTCGACCAGGATGTGGCCGGGTTCCAGCAGTTGTTCGACACGAACGTGCGTGGCACCTACTTCCTGGTCGCCGCGGCCGCCAAGGGCATGGTGGCGCGCGGCCACGGCAGCATCGTCAACATCACCACGCTGGCCGCCCACAAGGGGTTCCCCGGCACGTCGGTCTACGGCGCCACCAAGGCGGCGCTGGAATCGCTGACCCGGACGTGGGCCGCCGAGTTCGGGGCCAACGGCGTTCGCGTCAACAGTGTTTCGCCGGGGCCGACGCGGACACCCACGACGCTGGAGCAGCTCGGTGACTTCATCGACGACGTCGCAGCCGGGCTGCCGTTGCGGCGCACCGCCGCACCCGAGGAGATTGCGCAGGCCGTGCTGTTCCTCGCCTCGCCGCGCGCGAGCTTCGTGACGGGTTCGACGCTGTATGTCGACGGCGGCGGATACGCGGTGTGA
- a CDS encoding dehydratase produces the protein MTAPADTSTLESRVGHYYQMEDTYLVGREKVREFARAVQDYHPAHWNLATAADLGHPGLIAPLTFTSAPAMACNQRMFESVVVGYDMYLQTEEVFEQHRPIVEGDELRIDIELTSVRRIAGRDLITVTNTFTDTAGEVVHTLHTTVVGITAEDVDPAIRPAVQGVMMHGINMLGVEETNAPYEKTVRPEGELRIAQGGATRTPNSLNFDDLKVGDELPVHTARLSRGDLVNYAGVAGDANPLHWDENIAKLAGQPDVIAHGMLTMGLGAGFVSSWSGDPGAITRYAVRLSQPAVVPAEGTEIEYSGRIKSLDPQTRTGVVIVAAKSGGRKIFGLATANIRFS, from the coding sequence ATGACCGCACCAGCAGATACGTCGACGCTCGAATCGCGGGTCGGCCACTACTACCAGATGGAAGACACCTATCTGGTGGGCCGCGAGAAGGTACGCGAGTTCGCCCGTGCCGTGCAGGACTACCATCCTGCGCACTGGAACCTCGCCACCGCCGCTGACCTGGGGCATCCCGGCCTGATCGCGCCGCTGACGTTCACCTCTGCGCCGGCCATGGCATGCAATCAGCGCATGTTCGAATCGGTCGTCGTCGGCTACGACATGTACCTGCAGACCGAAGAGGTCTTCGAGCAGCACCGCCCGATCGTCGAGGGCGACGAACTGCGCATCGACATCGAGCTGACCTCGGTGCGCCGGATCGCCGGCCGTGACCTCATCACCGTGACCAACACATTCACCGACACCGCGGGCGAAGTGGTGCACACGCTGCACACCACGGTCGTCGGCATCACGGCCGAGGACGTCGATCCCGCGATCCGCCCGGCCGTGCAGGGCGTCATGATGCACGGCATCAACATGCTCGGTGTGGAGGAGACCAACGCCCCCTACGAGAAGACCGTGCGTCCTGAGGGCGAACTCCGCATCGCCCAGGGCGGCGCGACCCGCACGCCGAACTCGCTGAACTTCGACGACCTCAAGGTCGGCGACGAACTGCCGGTGCACACCGCGCGCCTGTCGCGTGGCGACCTGGTGAACTACGCAGGCGTTGCCGGCGACGCCAACCCGCTGCACTGGGACGAGAACATCGCCAAGCTCGCGGGGCAGCCCGACGTGATCGCGCACGGCATGCTCACCATGGGCCTGGGCGCCGGGTTCGTCTCGTCGTGGTCCGGGGACCCGGGCGCGATCACCCGTTACGCGGTGCGGCTGTCGCAGCCCGCCGTGGTGCCCGCCGAGGGCACCGAGATCGAGTACAGCGGGCGCATCAAGTCGCTGGATCCCCAAACCCGTACCGGTGTGGTGATCGTCGCCGCGAAGTCCGGGGGCCGCAAGATCTTCGGGTTGGCGACCGCCAACATCCGCTTCAGCTGA
- a CDS encoding aromatic alcohol reductase translates to MGFDEHVNYLIIGAGELGAAVIDALSSRIRDTGRHDTVTVLLRRSAAPDRGRQVAQFATKNVAVEYADVTSASVAELATIFSRYDTVVSCIGFAAGPGTQRKLARAAIEAGVARFLPWQFGVDYDLIGRGSPQNLFDEQLDVRDLLRGQDKTHWIIVSTGMFTSFLFEPAFGVVDLPSNTVHALGDWDTEVTLTTPEDIGRLTTEILYAEPRIDDQVVHVAGDTISYGQLADIVDDVLHTEVQRIPWSTEHLRTELAADPDDTMKKYRAVFAQGVGVAWPVSRTFNAARGIKTTTAREWAEANLTRP, encoded by the coding sequence ATGGGTTTCGACGAACACGTCAACTATCTGATCATCGGGGCCGGTGAGCTCGGGGCTGCCGTCATCGACGCGCTGTCTTCACGCATCCGCGACACGGGCCGCCACGACACGGTCACGGTGCTGCTGCGGCGTTCGGCCGCTCCGGACCGTGGCCGCCAGGTCGCCCAGTTCGCGACCAAGAACGTTGCCGTCGAATATGCCGATGTCACAAGCGCATCGGTGGCCGAACTCGCGACGATCTTCAGCCGGTATGACACGGTGGTCAGCTGCATCGGTTTCGCCGCGGGGCCGGGGACCCAGCGCAAGCTCGCGCGGGCCGCAATCGAGGCTGGTGTCGCACGATTTCTGCCGTGGCAGTTCGGTGTCGACTACGACCTCATCGGCCGTGGCAGCCCGCAGAACCTGTTCGACGAGCAACTCGACGTACGGGATCTGTTGCGGGGCCAGGACAAAACGCACTGGATCATCGTCTCGACCGGGATGTTCACCAGCTTCCTGTTCGAACCCGCGTTCGGCGTGGTCGATCTGCCGTCGAACACCGTTCACGCGCTTGGTGACTGGGATACCGAGGTCACCCTCACCACACCCGAGGACATCGGGCGGCTCACCACCGAGATCCTCTACGCCGAGCCGCGCATCGACGATCAGGTCGTCCACGTCGCCGGGGACACCATCAGCTACGGACAGCTCGCCGACATCGTCGATGACGTGCTGCACACCGAAGTACAGCGGATCCCCTGGAGCACAGAGCATCTGCGCACCGAACTCGCGGCCGACCCCGACGACACGATGAAGAAATACCGCGCGGTGTTCGCACAGGGCGTCGGCGTGGCATGGCCGGTGTCGCGGACATTCAATGCCGCCAGGGGAATCAAGACGACGACGGCTCGTGAGTGGGCCGAAGCGAACCTGACGCGACCCTGA
- the glpK gene encoding glycerol kinase GlpK, with amino-acid sequence MTERYIAALDQGTTSTRCIVYDHHGRLVSVAQREHRQYYPRPGWVEHDPTEIWEIVRRIIPQALADADVEPRQIMALGITNQRETAVVWDRHTGKPAHRAIVWQDNRTAGLLPAIAAELDDETLLARCGLPLATYFSGPKLRWLLDNDRDLRARAESGDLLFGTVDSWLLWNLTGGTDGGVHATDVTNASRTMLMNLETLDWDDELLAGMHVPRRMMPEIRPTNGPFPSTVDPIAGIPITAVIGDQQASLFGQTAFEAGEAKCTFGTGSFVLLNTGKDIVRSQRGLLTTVARKFDGEPAVYALEGSVAVAGALVAWSRDNLGLVKTPAEIETLARTVEDNGGCYIVPAFSGLYSPYWATEARGLVVGLTSYVTKGHIARAVLEATAWQIRDVIDAMKDDSDIAVRSLHVDGGMTADNLLMQLVADILDAPVVRPMMAETVALGAAYAAGLAAGYWPDRAVLRSNWRRAAEWRPSMDPTRRQRELDDWHRAVQLAISWGDGRRETV; translated from the coding sequence GTGACCGAGCGCTACATCGCCGCGCTCGACCAGGGAACGACCTCCACCCGCTGCATCGTCTACGACCACCACGGCAGGCTGGTCTCGGTCGCGCAGCGCGAACACCGCCAGTACTACCCGCGGCCGGGCTGGGTCGAGCACGACCCGACCGAGATCTGGGAGATCGTGCGCCGGATCATCCCGCAGGCCCTCGCCGACGCCGACGTCGAACCGCGCCAGATCATGGCGCTCGGCATCACCAACCAGCGCGAGACCGCCGTCGTGTGGGACCGCCACACCGGCAAGCCCGCGCACCGCGCGATCGTGTGGCAGGACAACCGGACCGCGGGTCTGCTGCCGGCCATCGCGGCCGAACTCGACGACGAGACTTTGCTCGCGCGTTGCGGTCTGCCGCTCGCGACGTACTTCTCCGGACCGAAGCTGCGTTGGCTGTTGGACAACGATCGTGACCTGCGCGCCCGCGCCGAGAGCGGGGATCTGCTGTTCGGCACCGTCGATTCGTGGTTGCTGTGGAACCTCACCGGCGGCACCGACGGCGGCGTGCACGCCACCGACGTCACCAACGCCAGCCGCACCATGCTGATGAACCTGGAGACCCTCGACTGGGACGACGAACTGCTCGCGGGCATGCACGTACCGCGACGCATGATGCCCGAGATCCGGCCCACCAACGGGCCGTTCCCGTCGACCGTCGACCCCATCGCGGGCATCCCGATCACCGCGGTCATCGGTGATCAGCAGGCATCCCTGTTCGGCCAGACGGCATTCGAGGCCGGCGAGGCAAAGTGCACGTTCGGCACCGGAAGCTTCGTCCTGCTCAACACCGGCAAGGACATCGTGCGGTCGCAGCGTGGGCTGCTCACCACCGTCGCCCGCAAGTTCGACGGTGAGCCCGCGGTGTACGCGCTGGAGGGATCGGTTGCCGTGGCCGGTGCGCTGGTCGCGTGGTCGCGCGACAACCTCGGCCTGGTGAAGACACCGGCCGAGATCGAAACGCTCGCGCGCACAGTCGAGGACAACGGCGGCTGCTACATCGTGCCGGCCTTCTCGGGCCTGTACTCGCCGTACTGGGCCACCGAGGCGCGCGGTCTGGTGGTCGGGTTGACCTCCTATGTCACCAAGGGGCACATCGCCAGAGCGGTGCTGGAAGCCACCGCATGGCAGATCCGCGACGTCATCGACGCGATGAAAGACGACTCCGACATCGCCGTGCGCTCACTGCACGTCGACGGCGGTATGACGGCCGACAACCTGCTCATGCAACTTGTCGCCGACATTCTCGACGCGCCCGTCGTGCGGCCCATGATGGCCGAAACCGTCGCTCTCGGAGCGGCTTACGCAGCCGGTCTGGCGGCGGGCTACTGGCCCGACCGCGCGGTGCTGCGGTCCAACTGGCGCCGCGCGGCCGAGTGGCGGCCCAGCATGGACCCGACCCGCCGCCAACGTGAACTCGACGACTGGCACCGCGCGGTGCAATTGGCGATCAGTTGGGGCGACGGACGCCGCGAAACCGTGTGA
- a CDS encoding IclR family transcriptional regulator, which translates to MERAAAILQLLGIEDESLGLVQIAGALGLAKGTAHGLLRTLHGVGFVEQDASGRYRLGPDLFHLGSTQLDLNELKARALNWADALAARTGEAVRVAAFRAGRAVVAHHVFRADATAQVLEVGATVPLHASALGKVLLAFDPGAARSLGALDSLTYRTITNRAQLQHELADTRDRGWAASVEEEQPGVASIAAPVRDRGGYVVASIGISGDVERLCDHRARPLERLAELVVRAGRSVSREFGHGREL; encoded by the coding sequence GTGGAACGGGCCGCGGCGATACTGCAGCTACTCGGGATCGAAGACGAGTCCCTCGGGCTCGTGCAGATCGCGGGTGCACTCGGTTTGGCGAAAGGCACCGCGCACGGGTTGTTGCGCACCCTGCACGGTGTCGGCTTCGTCGAACAGGATGCGTCCGGGCGGTATCGACTGGGCCCCGATCTGTTCCACCTCGGTTCGACCCAACTGGATCTCAACGAACTCAAGGCGCGCGCGCTGAACTGGGCCGACGCGCTGGCCGCCCGCACCGGGGAGGCCGTGCGCGTCGCGGCGTTCCGCGCCGGCCGGGCGGTGGTGGCCCACCACGTGTTCCGGGCCGACGCCACCGCGCAGGTGCTGGAGGTCGGCGCGACCGTGCCGTTGCACGCCAGCGCGCTCGGCAAGGTGCTGCTCGCGTTCGATCCTGGCGCGGCGCGCAGCCTGGGCGCCCTCGACAGCCTGACGTACCGGACCATCACCAATCGTGCCCAGTTGCAACACGAACTGGCCGACACGCGCGACCGCGGCTGGGCCGCGTCGGTCGAGGAGGAACAGCCCGGCGTCGCGAGCATCGCCGCGCCCGTCCGCGACCGCGGCGGCTACGTGGTGGCCAGCATCGGCATCAGCGGTGACGTGGAGCGGCTGTGTGACCACCGGGCACGTCCCTTGGAACGGCTCGCCGAACTCGTGGTGCGCGCGGGCCGCTCGGTGTCGCGCGAGTTCGGCCACGGGCGGGAACTGTGA
- a CDS encoding MIP/aquaporin family protein, with the protein MSRRTLVGELCAEFAGTLILILFGVGVVAQVVTGDGSLGDHDSISWGWGLGVILGVYTAARISGAHLNPAVTLAMAVFRDFPWRKVLPFSIAQLLGAFAAALIVRVTYSEAIANVDPDHTIATQGIFSTLPGNGALPISQGTALLDQIVGTAILLFLVMALTDARNHGPWTRLAPVIIGLVVVGIGMAWGTNAGYAINPARDLGPRLASYITGYSTAFHDQTGLLYFWVPIVGPLIGALVGAAAYRYLIERFLPADPPMLDDETSRTAAASAV; encoded by the coding sequence ATGTCACGACGAACACTCGTCGGAGAACTCTGCGCCGAGTTCGCCGGCACCCTCATCCTCATCCTGTTCGGGGTGGGCGTGGTCGCTCAGGTGGTCACCGGCGACGGGTCACTCGGCGACCACGACTCGATCTCGTGGGGTTGGGGTCTGGGCGTGATCCTCGGCGTCTACACCGCCGCGCGGATCAGCGGTGCACACCTCAACCCGGCCGTCACCCTCGCGATGGCGGTGTTCCGGGACTTCCCGTGGCGCAAGGTGCTTCCGTTCAGCATCGCTCAGCTACTCGGCGCCTTCGCGGCCGCGCTGATCGTGCGCGTCACCTACAGCGAAGCCATCGCCAACGTCGATCCGGATCACACGATCGCCACGCAGGGCATCTTCTCGACACTTCCCGGCAACGGTGCGCTCCCCATCAGCCAGGGCACCGCACTGCTCGATCAGATCGTCGGCACCGCGATCCTGCTGTTCCTCGTGATGGCGCTGACCGACGCGCGCAACCACGGTCCGTGGACGCGGCTCGCGCCGGTGATCATCGGTCTCGTCGTCGTCGGGATCGGCATGGCGTGGGGCACCAACGCCGGGTACGCGATCAACCCGGCGCGCGACCTCGGGCCGCGCCTGGCGTCCTACATCACCGGGTACAGCACGGCGTTCCATGACCAGACCGGGTTGCTGTACTTCTGGGTGCCCATCGTCGGGCCGCTGATCGGCGCGCTCGTCGGCGCCGCGGCCTACCGCTACCTGATCGAACGGTTCCTGCCCGCCGACCCACCCATGCTCGACGACGAAACCTCCCGTACCGCAGCCGCATCCGCGGTCTGA
- the glpK gene encoding glycerol kinase GlpK encodes MADFVGAIDQGTTSTRFMIFDHAGNEVARHQLEHEQILPRPGWVEHNPVEIWERSSSAVQSALNAAKLQPSDLAALGVTNQRETTVVWNRRTGRPYYNAIVWQDTRTDSIAAALDRDGRGDVIREKAGLPPATYFAGGKIQWILENVPGVREDAEMGDALFGTTDSWLLWNLTGGTSGGVHVTDVTNASRTMLMDLETLDWDDELLGFFGVPRSMLPQIRPSSDPAGYGTTTSSRPYGGIPLTGDLGDQQAAMFGQVCFAPGEAKNTYGTGNFLLLNTGTTPVRSKNGLLTTVCYRLGDDAPVYALEGSIAVTGSAVQWLRDQMHVIDSAAESESLARLVDDNGGVYFVPAFSGLFAPYWRSDARGAIVGLSRYNTNAHLARATLESICYQSRDVAEAMEADSGVHLDVLKVDGGVTVNDLCMQMQADILGVPVSRPVVAETTALGAAYAAGLAVGFWRNTDELRENWNESHRWDPQWTEEQRTTGYTGWRKAVERTLDWVDVQ; translated from the coding sequence ATGGCTGACTTCGTCGGTGCCATCGACCAGGGCACCACGTCGACCCGTTTCATGATCTTCGACCACGCCGGCAACGAGGTGGCCCGCCACCAGCTGGAGCACGAACAGATCCTGCCGCGTCCGGGCTGGGTCGAGCACAACCCGGTGGAGATCTGGGAACGGTCGAGTTCTGCGGTGCAGAGCGCGCTCAACGCCGCCAAGCTGCAACCGAGCGACCTTGCCGCACTTGGTGTCACGAACCAGCGCGAGACCACCGTGGTGTGGAACCGGCGCACCGGGCGGCCCTACTACAACGCGATCGTGTGGCAGGACACCCGCACCGACTCGATCGCGGCCGCCCTCGACCGCGACGGCCGCGGCGATGTGATCCGCGAGAAGGCGGGTCTGCCGCCCGCGACGTACTTCGCGGGCGGCAAGATCCAGTGGATCCTGGAGAACGTGCCGGGCGTCCGCGAGGACGCCGAGATGGGCGACGCACTGTTCGGCACCACTGACTCGTGGCTGCTGTGGAATCTGACCGGTGGCACGTCCGGAGGTGTGCACGTCACCGACGTGACCAACGCGAGCCGCACCATGCTGATGGATCTGGAGACCCTCGACTGGGACGACGAACTGCTCGGCTTCTTCGGTGTCCCCCGCTCGATGCTCCCGCAGATCCGGCCGTCGTCGGATCCGGCCGGATACGGCACCACGACCAGTTCCCGTCCGTACGGCGGGATTCCGCTCACCGGCGACCTGGGTGACCAGCAGGCGGCCATGTTCGGTCAGGTCTGCTTCGCGCCGGGCGAGGCCAAGAACACCTACGGCACCGGCAACTTCCTGCTGCTCAACACCGGCACCACCCCGGTGCGCAGCAAGAACGGTCTGCTCACCACGGTGTGCTACCGGCTGGGTGACGACGCACCGGTGTACGCGCTGGAGGGGTCGATCGCGGTGACGGGTTCGGCCGTGCAGTGGCTGCGCGACCAGATGCACGTCATCGACTCCGCGGCCGAGAGCGAATCCCTCGCACGCCTGGTGGACGACAACGGCGGTGTGTACTTCGTACCCGCCTTCTCCGGGCTGTTCGCGCCGTACTGGCGCAGCGATGCGCGCGGCGCGATCGTCGGACTGAGCCGCTACAACACCAACGCGCACCTGGCGCGCGCGACGCTGGAGTCGATCTGCTACCAGAGCCGCGACGTCGCCGAGGCCATGGAGGCCGATTCCGGTGTGCACCTCGATGTTCTGAAGGTCGACGGCGGGGTCACGGTCAACGACCTGTGCATGCAGATGCAGGCCGACATCCTCGGTGTCCCGGTGAGCAGGCCCGTGGTCGCCGAGACCACCGCGCTCGGCGCCGCCTACGCCGCGGGCCTGGCGGTCGGCTTCTGGCGCAACACCGACGAACTGCGCGAGAACTGGAACGAGTCGCACCGCTGGGACCCGCAGTGGACCGAGGAGCAGCGCACCACCGGGTACACCGGCTGGCGCAAAGCCGTTGAGCGCACACTTGATTGGGTGGACGTCCAGTGA
- a CDS encoding glycerol-3-phosphate dehydrogenase/oxidase — MGAYPLSPARRAAALDRLASDEFDVLVVGGGVVGAGAALDAATRGLRVGLVEARDYASGTSSRSSKLFHGGLRYLEQFNFSLVFEALRERSLVLNTLCPHLARPVPFIYPLQTRFDRAYAGLGIGVYDVMGAGRGVPGHHEHLGRARTLESFPSGSPAIRGAIRFYEGQVDDARHTMMLVRTAAHFGAACANSTRVTGFVRDGERVAGVRVRDLDGGREFEVRAKQVINATGVWTDETQGMAGGQGQFRVRASKGVHLVVPRSRINASTGIITRTEKSLLFVIPWGSHWIVGTTDTDWSLDLAHPAASRADIEYLLGHVNTLLADPLTADDVVGVYAGLRPLLAGESDSTSKLSREHAVASPVPGLTVIAGGKYTTYRVMAKDAVDLAVRGLGRAVPSSCTERVPLLGADGYPAAWNARRRTAEDTGLAVTTVAHLLGRYGTLTDELLEIIAHRPDLGVPLAGAPEYLKVEAYYAASHEGARHLEDVLTRRTRISIEVADRGVAAAREVADLIAPVLGWSQTDIAREIEHYDARVAAERESQHQLDDYTADAARLGAPDVRVGVTQ; from the coding sequence GTGGGTGCTTATCCGCTGAGTCCGGCTCGTCGCGCCGCGGCACTCGACCGGCTCGCGAGTGACGAGTTCGACGTCCTCGTCGTCGGTGGCGGCGTGGTGGGCGCGGGCGCCGCGCTCGACGCCGCCACGCGCGGGCTGCGGGTCGGACTGGTCGAGGCACGTGACTACGCGTCGGGCACGTCGAGCCGGTCGAGCAAGCTCTTCCACGGCGGGCTGCGCTATCTCGAGCAGTTCAACTTCTCGCTGGTGTTCGAGGCACTGCGTGAACGCTCGCTGGTGCTCAACACGCTGTGCCCGCACCTGGCCCGGCCCGTGCCGTTCATCTACCCGCTGCAGACGCGGTTCGACCGCGCCTACGCGGGTCTGGGTATCGGTGTCTACGACGTCATGGGCGCGGGACGCGGTGTGCCCGGCCACCACGAACATCTGGGCCGTGCAAGGACACTCGAATCGTTCCCGTCGGGCAGTCCGGCGATCCGCGGCGCGATCCGGTTCTACGAGGGGCAGGTGGACGACGCCCGCCACACCATGATGCTCGTGCGCACGGCCGCACACTTCGGCGCGGCGTGCGCGAACAGCACCCGGGTGACGGGTTTCGTACGCGACGGCGAGCGCGTGGCCGGCGTCCGGGTACGCGATCTGGACGGCGGACGTGAATTCGAGGTCCGCGCAAAGCAGGTCATCAACGCGACCGGGGTGTGGACGGACGAGACGCAGGGCATGGCCGGTGGTCAGGGCCAGTTCCGCGTGCGGGCGTCCAAAGGGGTGCACCTCGTGGTGCCCCGCAGCCGGATCAACGCGTCGACCGGCATCATCACGCGCACCGAGAAGAGCCTGCTGTTCGTGATCCCGTGGGGCAGCCACTGGATCGTCGGGACCACCGACACCGACTGGTCACTCGACCTGGCGCACCCCGCGGCGAGCCGCGCCGACATCGAGTACCTGCTCGGGCACGTCAACACGCTGCTCGCCGATCCGCTCACCGCGGACGACGTGGTCGGCGTGTACGCGGGGTTGCGCCCGCTGCTGGCCGGGGAGTCCGACTCCACGAGCAAGCTCTCGCGCGAACATGCGGTCGCCTCCCCTGTTCCCGGCCTCACGGTCATCGCAGGCGGCAAGTACACCACCTACCGCGTGATGGCAAAGGATGCCGTCGATCTCGCGGTCAGGGGTCTCGGTCGTGCCGTGCCGTCCTCGTGCACCGAGCGCGTGCCACTGCTCGGCGCGGACGGTTACCCGGCCGCGTGGAACGCGCGCCGTCGCACCGCCGAGGACACCGGTCTGGCGGTGACGACGGTCGCGCATCTGCTGGGGCGTTACGGCACCCTGACCGACGAGTTGCTCGAAATCATCGCGCATCGACCCGATCTCGGTGTTCCCTTGGCGGGCGCTCCGGAGTATCTCAAGGTGGAGGCGTACTACGCGGCGAGCCACGAGGGGGCGCGGCACCTGGAGGACGTGCTGACCCGCCGTACCCGGATCTCGATCGAGGTGGCCGACCGCGGAGTCGCCGCCGCGCGGGAGGTCGCCGACCTGATCGCACCGGTGCTCGGGTGGAGTCAGACCGACATCGCCCGGGAGATCGAGCATTACGACGCCCGCGTGGCCGCCGAGCGGGAATCCCAGCACCAGCTCGATGATTACACCGCGGACGCCGCACGCCTCGGCGCGCCCGACGTGCGGGTGGGCGTCACGCAGTGA
- a CDS encoding SRPBCC family protein produces MPVTDVKHDLDTLSLTITAEFAAPVTRIWQIYADPRQLEKVWGPPSHPATVVDHDLRPGGRVTYFMTGPDGEKYAGYWEITAVDEPHSFSFLDGFADEDFNPNTDLPVSTNVYTFTEHDGGTRATYVGTYASAEALQQVLDMGVIEGASSAINQIDALLTA; encoded by the coding sequence ATGCCCGTGACCGATGTGAAGCACGACCTCGACACACTCTCCCTGACCATCACGGCCGAGTTCGCCGCGCCGGTGACGCGTATCTGGCAGATCTACGCCGACCCGCGCCAGCTCGAAAAGGTCTGGGGCCCGCCGAGCCACCCGGCCACCGTTGTCGATCACGACCTGCGGCCAGGTGGCCGGGTCACCTACTTCATGACGGGCCCGGACGGCGAGAAGTACGCCGGCTACTGGGAGATCACGGCAGTCGATGAACCGCACAGCTTCTCGTTCCTCGACGGGTTCGCTGACGAGGACTTCAACCCCAACACCGACCTGCCCGTGTCGACCAACGTCTATACGTTCACCGAACACGACGGCGGCACACGTGCGACCTATGTGGGCACATATGCCTCCGCCGAGGCGTTGCAGCAGGTGCTCGACATGGGCGTGATCGAGGGTGCGTCGTCGGCCATCAACCAGATCGACGCGCTGCTCACTGCGTGA
- a CDS encoding ArsR/SmtB family transcription factor: MTVIDEDRADALFHALADRTRRDIMRRVLAGEQSVSALASKYDVSFAAVQKHVAVLEKAGLLTKRRRGREQLASGDVATVRSVSQMLAELEQIWRGRIARIDQLISSEPLKED; this comes from the coding sequence GTGACCGTGATCGACGAGGACCGGGCCGACGCGCTCTTCCACGCGCTCGCCGACCGCACGAGGCGCGACATCATGCGCCGCGTCCTGGCCGGCGAGCAATCGGTCTCTGCGCTCGCGTCGAAGTACGACGTGAGTTTCGCGGCGGTGCAGAAGCATGTGGCGGTGCTGGAGAAAGCCGGCCTGCTCACCAAACGGCGCCGTGGTCGCGAGCAGCTCGCCAGCGGCGACGTCGCCACAGTGCGGTCGGTGAGCCAGATGCTCGCAGAGCTGGAACAGATCTGGCGCGGCCGCATCGCGCGTATCGACCAACTCATCTCATCCGAACCGCTCAAGGAGGACTGA
- a CDS encoding alpha/beta fold hydrolase yields MPVIELPSGPIAYEDTGGDGPVLVFGHGLLMDGRQWRKVIPLLPGYRCITPTLPMGAHTAPMRPDADLTEQGVAGILADFLDALDLKDVTLVLNDWGGGQFLITDGRDARIGRLVLASCTAFDNYPPAPARPAAALCRLPGGGRLLTKMFGTRFFRHSRLAYGALSKAGLPDGLFDEWFRPAVENAAVRRDLVKFATGAPPRRRLLELSERLRTFTRPVLVVWAREDRMMPLDHADRLVELFPDATKVIVDDSWTLIPEDQPEVMAGALREFVGSSAQEA; encoded by the coding sequence ATGCCGGTGATCGAGCTTCCGTCGGGACCCATCGCATACGAGGACACCGGCGGTGACGGACCGGTCCTGGTATTCGGTCACGGTCTGCTCATGGATGGCAGGCAGTGGCGCAAGGTCATACCGCTGCTGCCCGGATATCGCTGCATCACACCGACACTGCCGATGGGTGCGCACACGGCGCCGATGAGGCCGGATGCCGACCTGACCGAACAGGGTGTGGCGGGCATCCTCGCCGACTTCCTCGATGCGCTCGACCTGAAGGACGTCACCCTGGTGCTCAACGACTGGGGCGGCGGGCAGTTCCTGATCACCGACGGCCGCGACGCGCGGATCGGGCGCCTGGTCCTCGCATCGTGCACCGCGTTCGACAACTACCCACCCGCACCTGCGCGCCCGGCCGCGGCGCTGTGCCGGCTTCCGGGCGGTGGACGGTTGCTCACCAAGATGTTCGGCACCAGGTTCTTCCGGCACAGCCGCCTGGCGTACGGCGCGTTGAGCAAGGCGGGGCTGCCCGACGGGTTGTTCGACGAATGGTTCCGGCCTGCCGTCGAAAATGCCGCGGTGCGACGCGATCTCGTCAAATTCGCCACCGGCGCGCCGCCACGTCGTCGCCTGCTCGAACTGTCCGAGCGGTTGCGGACGTTCACCAGGCCGGTGCTGGTGGTGTGGGCACGCGAGGACCGCATGATGCCGCTGGACCACGCCGACCGCCTCGTCGAACTCTTCCCCGACGCCACCAAGGTGATCGTCGACGATTCCTGGACGCTCATCCCCGAGGATCAGCCCGAGGTGATGGCCGGGGCGCTGCGGGAATTCGTCGGGTCATCCGCACAAGAGGCTTGA